A stretch of Prinia subflava isolate CZ2003 ecotype Zambia chromosome 14, Cam_Psub_1.2, whole genome shotgun sequence DNA encodes these proteins:
- the LOC134558333 gene encoding cullin-associated NEDD8-dissociated protein 1-like isoform X2 produces the protein MPLNGSVHPRAPESLGPLVGKVKEYQVETIVDTLCTNMLSDKEQLRDISSIGLKTVISELPPAATGSTMTANVCKKITAQLTGAIGKQEDVSVQLEALDILSDMLSRLGGTLYSFHSSILTCLLPQLTSPRLAVRKRAIIALGHLVLTCSGNIFSELTEHLLVELKRNESTSTTRTYIQCVAGISRQAGHRIGEHLEKIIPLIVQYCNVDDDELREYCFQAFESFVRRCPKEMDPHISSVMGLCLKYITFDPNYNYDNEEEEEEMMETENGEDEEQESDDEYSDDDDISWKVRRAAAKCLEAVVSSRHDLLQDFYRTLSPALISRFKEREENVKADIFNAYISLLKQTLPTQSWLHSSNASGKDDVPLTMLQNQVPNIIKALHKQLRDKSIKSRQGCFSLLTELATVLPGCLADHIPALIPGIVFSLADKSSSSNMRIDTLSFLHVLLCNHQPEVFHPHVKALLPSVVTCIGDPFYKITSEALLVTQQLVKVIRPLDKPHNFDAKPYVKDLFPGTLKRLKAADIDQEVKERAISCMGQIIYNLGDHLGTDLQPTLKIFLERLKNEITRLTTVKALTLIASSPLKIDLRPILGEGLPILASFLRKNQRALKLSTLNALDILVKNYSDSLKPAMIEAVLTELPVLITENDMHVSQVTIMFLTTLAKVYPSCISKISGSVLAEIFQLVHSPLLQGGALNAIIDFFQALVLTKTAAVGYSELLKQLTAPVHSSASAGASLTLHRQAYHSIAKCVAALASACPKEAPATVNQFVQDVKSPKSSPAVQVLAFLFLAEVGRSTNLSTQRELRAVILDAFASPSEEVKSAAAFALGNVSAGNLKEYLPFVLKEISSQPKRQYLLLHSLKEVIGSSPADSLAPYVEDIWALLFKHCECTEEGTRNVVAECLGKLALVNPAELLPRLRKQLSAGSPHARSTVVTAIKFTITDQPQPIDALLKGCIGDFLQTLQDPDLNVRRVALALFNSAAHNKPSLIRDLLNTVLPSLYNETKVRRELIREVEMGPFKHTVDDGLDVRKAAFECMYTLLESCLDRLDIYDYLDHVEDGLKDHYDIRMLTFIMLARLSVLCPNAVLQRLERLIEPLRATCSTKVKAGSVKQEFEKQDELKRSAMRAVAALLTIPEVEKSPAMAEFSSQIRSSPEMASLFESIQKDSASLPTSESMDMS, from the exons ATGCCATTGAATGGCTCAGTTCACCCCAGGGCTCCAGAAAG CCTGGGCCCGCTGGTGGGCAAGGTGAAGGAGTACCAGGTGGAGACCATCGTGGATACGCTCTGTACGAACATGCTGTCGGACAAGGAGCAGCTGCGAGACATCTCCAGCATCGGCCTCAAAACTGTTATTTCCGAGCTGCCACCAGCTGCCACAG GTTCCACCATGACAGCAAATGTGTGCAAAaagatcacagcccagctgacaGGAGCCATTGGCAAGCAGGAGGATGTGTCCGTGCAGTTGGAAGCTCTTGACATCCTGTCAGATATGCTGAGCAG GTTGGGAGGAACACTCTACTCATTCCACTCCTCCATCCTGACGTGCCTGCTGCCCCAGCTGACGAGCCCTAGGCTGGCAGTACGAAAACGGGCCATCATTGCCTTGGGCCACCTGGTCTTGACCTGCAGTGGAAACATCTTCTCAGAGCTCACAGAGCATCTGCTGGTGGAGCTGAAGAGGAACGAGTCTACATCCACCACCAGGACGTACATTCAGTGTGTGGCTGGCATCAGCAGGCAGGCTGGGCACCGCATAG GAGAGCACCTGGAGAAGATAATTCCTCTGATTGTTCAGTACTGTAACGTAGATGATGATGAGCTGCGAGAGTACTGTTTCCAGGCCTTTGAGTCCTTTGTGAGAAG GTGCCCAAAGGAAATGGACCCTCACATCTCGAGTGTGATGGGATTGTGTTTGAAGTACATTACCTTTGACCCAAACTACAACTATGAtaatgaggaggaagaggaagagatgATGGAAACTGAAAATGGGGAGGATGAAGAGCAAG AGAGCGACGACGAGTACAGTGACGATGACGACATCAGCTGGAAGGTGCGCAGGGCTGCGGCCAAGTGCCTGGAGGCCGTTGTGAGCAGCAGGCATGATCTCCTGCAGGACTTCTACAGAACTCTCTCCCCAGCCTTGATAAGCAGGTTCAAAGAGAGGGAGGAGAATGTCAAAGCTGACATCTTCAATGCTTACATCTCCTTGCTGAAGCAAACACTGCCcacccagagctggctgcactCTTCCAATGCCTCTGGCAAGGATGACGTTCCCCTGACAATGCTTCAGAACCAG GTTCCCAACATCATCAAGGCCTTGCACAAGCAGCTCAGAGACAAGAGCATCAAATCAAGACAGGGTTGTTTCAGCCTTCTGACAGAATTGGCCACTGTTCTTCCTGGCTGCCTGGCAGATCACATACCTGCACTTATCCCTG GTATTGTTTTCTCCTTGGCGGATAAATCCAGCTCCTCCAACATGCGGATCGACACACTGTCCTTCCTGCACGTCCTTCTCTGCAACCATCAGCCTGAGGTATTTCACCCTCATGTCAAagccctgctgccttctgttGTGACCTGTATTGGAGACCCCTTTTATAAGATCACGTCAGAAGCTCTGCTGGTAACTCAGCAGCTTGTGAAAGTTATCAGGCCTTTGGACAAACCTCACAACTTTGATGCCAAGCCCTATGTGAAGGACCTTTTCCCTGGTACTCTGAAGCGGCTGAAGGCAGCTGACATCGACCAGGAGGTGAAGGAACGTGCCATCTCCTGCATGGGACAAATCATTTACAACTTAGGAGATCATTTAGGTACTGACCTCCAGCCAACCTTGAAGATATTTCTGGAGAGGCTCAAAAATGAAATCACCAGACTGACAACAGTCAAAGCATTAACCTTAATTGCTAGTTCTCCACTTAAAATAGATTTGAGACCCATCCTAGGGGAAGGTCTCCCCATTCTAGCTTCCTTCTTGAGAAAGAATCAACGTGCCTTGAAACTGAGTACTCTGAATGCTCTGGACATCCTGGTGAAGAACTACAGCGACAGCCTCAAGCCTGCCATGATTGAGGCTGTGCTAACAGAGCTCCCTGTCTTAATTACTGAGAACGACATGCACGTGTCCCAGGTGACCATCATGTTCCTCACAACTTTGGCCAAGGTTTACCCATCCTGTATCTCCAAGATCAGCGGCTCTGTGCTTGCTGAAATCTTTCAGCTTGTCCACTCACCTTTGCTTCAAGGAGGGGCCCTGAACGCCATCATTGACTTCTTCCAGGCGCTGGTCCTGACGAAGACGGCTGCCGTGGGTTactcagagctgctgaagcagCTGACAGCGCCCGTTCACTCCTCGGCGTCGGCCGGGGCCTCGCTGACGCTGCACAGACAGGCATACCACTCCATCGCAAAGTGCGTGGCAGCCCTGGCCTCAGCCTGCCCAAAGGAAGCTCCTGCCACAGTGAACCAATTTGTGCAGGATGTGAAAAGTCCCAAGTCCAGCCCTGCTGTTCAAGTGCTGGCTTTCCTCTTCCTGGCAGAGGTGGGCCGCAGCACGAACCTCAGCACTCAGAGGGAGCTCAGAGCCGTCATCCTGGATGCGTTCGCTTCCCCCAGCGAAGAGGTGAAATCCGCCGCCGCCTTCGCGCTGGGGAATGTCAGCGCTGGGAATCTGAAGGAGTATCTGCCCTTCGTGCTGAAGGAGATCAGCAGCCAGCCCAAACGGCAGTACCTGCTGCTGCACTCCCTGAAGGAAGTCATTGGCTCCTCCCCGGCCGACAGCCTTGCGCCCTACGTGGAGGACATCTGGGCTCTGCTCTTCAAGCACTGTGAGTGCACAGAGGAAGGCACGCGCAACGTGGTGGCAGAATGCCTGGGGAAGCTGGCTTTGGTGaaccctgctgagctgctgccccgGCTGAGGAAACAGCTGTCAGCAG GCTCCCCACATGCCCGGAGCACCGTGGTTACTGCCATCAAGTTCACAATTACAGACCAGCCTCAGCCCATTGATGCTCTCCTGAAAGGCTGCATAG GTGACTTCTTACAAACTCTGCAAGATCCAGACTTGAATGTTCGCCGTGTGGCTTTAGCCCTGTTTAATTCTGCTGCTCACAACAAGCCTTCCTTAATCCGGGATTTACTGAATACAGTCCTACCCAGCCTGTACAATGAAACCAAAGTGCGAAGGGAGCTCATCCGGGAG GTAGAGATGGGGCCGTTCAAGCACACGGTGGACGATGGCCTTGATGTGAGGAAAGCCGCTTTCGAGTGCATGTACACcctgctggaaagctgcctggaCCGCCTGGACATCTATGACTACCTGGACCACGTGGAGGATGGGCTGAAAGATCACTATGACATTCGG
- the LOC134558333 gene encoding cullin-associated NEDD8-dissociated protein 1-like isoform X1: MASVSYHISSLLEKMTSTDKDFRFMATNDLMMELQKDSIKLDEDSEKKVVKMLLKLLEDKNGEVQNLAVKCLGPLVGKVKEYQVETIVDTLCTNMLSDKEQLRDISSIGLKTVISELPPAATGSTMTANVCKKITAQLTGAIGKQEDVSVQLEALDILSDMLSRLGGTLYSFHSSILTCLLPQLTSPRLAVRKRAIIALGHLVLTCSGNIFSELTEHLLVELKRNESTSTTRTYIQCVAGISRQAGHRIGEHLEKIIPLIVQYCNVDDDELREYCFQAFESFVRRCPKEMDPHISSVMGLCLKYITFDPNYNYDNEEEEEEMMETENGEDEEQESDDEYSDDDDISWKVRRAAAKCLEAVVSSRHDLLQDFYRTLSPALISRFKEREENVKADIFNAYISLLKQTLPTQSWLHSSNASGKDDVPLTMLQNQVPNIIKALHKQLRDKSIKSRQGCFSLLTELATVLPGCLADHIPALIPGIVFSLADKSSSSNMRIDTLSFLHVLLCNHQPEVFHPHVKALLPSVVTCIGDPFYKITSEALLVTQQLVKVIRPLDKPHNFDAKPYVKDLFPGTLKRLKAADIDQEVKERAISCMGQIIYNLGDHLGTDLQPTLKIFLERLKNEITRLTTVKALTLIASSPLKIDLRPILGEGLPILASFLRKNQRALKLSTLNALDILVKNYSDSLKPAMIEAVLTELPVLITENDMHVSQVTIMFLTTLAKVYPSCISKISGSVLAEIFQLVHSPLLQGGALNAIIDFFQALVLTKTAAVGYSELLKQLTAPVHSSASAGASLTLHRQAYHSIAKCVAALASACPKEAPATVNQFVQDVKSPKSSPAVQVLAFLFLAEVGRSTNLSTQRELRAVILDAFASPSEEVKSAAAFALGNVSAGNLKEYLPFVLKEISSQPKRQYLLLHSLKEVIGSSPADSLAPYVEDIWALLFKHCECTEEGTRNVVAECLGKLALVNPAELLPRLRKQLSAGSPHARSTVVTAIKFTITDQPQPIDALLKGCIGDFLQTLQDPDLNVRRVALALFNSAAHNKPSLIRDLLNTVLPSLYNETKVRRELIREVEMGPFKHTVDDGLDVRKAAFECMYTLLESCLDRLDIYDYLDHVEDGLKDHYDIRMLTFIMLARLSVLCPNAVLQRLERLIEPLRATCSTKVKAGSVKQEFEKQDELKRSAMRAVAALLTIPEVEKSPAMAEFSSQIRSSPEMASLFESIQKDSASLPTSESMDMS, translated from the exons ATGGCCAGCGTCTCCTACCACATCTCCAGCCTGCTGGAGAAGATGACCTCCACCGACAAGGACTTCAG GTTTATGGCCACCAATGACCTGATGATGGAATTGCAGAAAGATTCAATAAAACTGGATGAAGACAGTGAGAAAAAAGTtgtgaaaatgcttttgaaattgCTGGAGGACAAAAATGGGGAAGTACAGAACCTTGCTGTCAAATG CCTGGGCCCGCTGGTGGGCAAGGTGAAGGAGTACCAGGTGGAGACCATCGTGGATACGCTCTGTACGAACATGCTGTCGGACAAGGAGCAGCTGCGAGACATCTCCAGCATCGGCCTCAAAACTGTTATTTCCGAGCTGCCACCAGCTGCCACAG GTTCCACCATGACAGCAAATGTGTGCAAAaagatcacagcccagctgacaGGAGCCATTGGCAAGCAGGAGGATGTGTCCGTGCAGTTGGAAGCTCTTGACATCCTGTCAGATATGCTGAGCAG GTTGGGAGGAACACTCTACTCATTCCACTCCTCCATCCTGACGTGCCTGCTGCCCCAGCTGACGAGCCCTAGGCTGGCAGTACGAAAACGGGCCATCATTGCCTTGGGCCACCTGGTCTTGACCTGCAGTGGAAACATCTTCTCAGAGCTCACAGAGCATCTGCTGGTGGAGCTGAAGAGGAACGAGTCTACATCCACCACCAGGACGTACATTCAGTGTGTGGCTGGCATCAGCAGGCAGGCTGGGCACCGCATAG GAGAGCACCTGGAGAAGATAATTCCTCTGATTGTTCAGTACTGTAACGTAGATGATGATGAGCTGCGAGAGTACTGTTTCCAGGCCTTTGAGTCCTTTGTGAGAAG GTGCCCAAAGGAAATGGACCCTCACATCTCGAGTGTGATGGGATTGTGTTTGAAGTACATTACCTTTGACCCAAACTACAACTATGAtaatgaggaggaagaggaagagatgATGGAAACTGAAAATGGGGAGGATGAAGAGCAAG AGAGCGACGACGAGTACAGTGACGATGACGACATCAGCTGGAAGGTGCGCAGGGCTGCGGCCAAGTGCCTGGAGGCCGTTGTGAGCAGCAGGCATGATCTCCTGCAGGACTTCTACAGAACTCTCTCCCCAGCCTTGATAAGCAGGTTCAAAGAGAGGGAGGAGAATGTCAAAGCTGACATCTTCAATGCTTACATCTCCTTGCTGAAGCAAACACTGCCcacccagagctggctgcactCTTCCAATGCCTCTGGCAAGGATGACGTTCCCCTGACAATGCTTCAGAACCAG GTTCCCAACATCATCAAGGCCTTGCACAAGCAGCTCAGAGACAAGAGCATCAAATCAAGACAGGGTTGTTTCAGCCTTCTGACAGAATTGGCCACTGTTCTTCCTGGCTGCCTGGCAGATCACATACCTGCACTTATCCCTG GTATTGTTTTCTCCTTGGCGGATAAATCCAGCTCCTCCAACATGCGGATCGACACACTGTCCTTCCTGCACGTCCTTCTCTGCAACCATCAGCCTGAGGTATTTCACCCTCATGTCAAagccctgctgccttctgttGTGACCTGTATTGGAGACCCCTTTTATAAGATCACGTCAGAAGCTCTGCTGGTAACTCAGCAGCTTGTGAAAGTTATCAGGCCTTTGGACAAACCTCACAACTTTGATGCCAAGCCCTATGTGAAGGACCTTTTCCCTGGTACTCTGAAGCGGCTGAAGGCAGCTGACATCGACCAGGAGGTGAAGGAACGTGCCATCTCCTGCATGGGACAAATCATTTACAACTTAGGAGATCATTTAGGTACTGACCTCCAGCCAACCTTGAAGATATTTCTGGAGAGGCTCAAAAATGAAATCACCAGACTGACAACAGTCAAAGCATTAACCTTAATTGCTAGTTCTCCACTTAAAATAGATTTGAGACCCATCCTAGGGGAAGGTCTCCCCATTCTAGCTTCCTTCTTGAGAAAGAATCAACGTGCCTTGAAACTGAGTACTCTGAATGCTCTGGACATCCTGGTGAAGAACTACAGCGACAGCCTCAAGCCTGCCATGATTGAGGCTGTGCTAACAGAGCTCCCTGTCTTAATTACTGAGAACGACATGCACGTGTCCCAGGTGACCATCATGTTCCTCACAACTTTGGCCAAGGTTTACCCATCCTGTATCTCCAAGATCAGCGGCTCTGTGCTTGCTGAAATCTTTCAGCTTGTCCACTCACCTTTGCTTCAAGGAGGGGCCCTGAACGCCATCATTGACTTCTTCCAGGCGCTGGTCCTGACGAAGACGGCTGCCGTGGGTTactcagagctgctgaagcagCTGACAGCGCCCGTTCACTCCTCGGCGTCGGCCGGGGCCTCGCTGACGCTGCACAGACAGGCATACCACTCCATCGCAAAGTGCGTGGCAGCCCTGGCCTCAGCCTGCCCAAAGGAAGCTCCTGCCACAGTGAACCAATTTGTGCAGGATGTGAAAAGTCCCAAGTCCAGCCCTGCTGTTCAAGTGCTGGCTTTCCTCTTCCTGGCAGAGGTGGGCCGCAGCACGAACCTCAGCACTCAGAGGGAGCTCAGAGCCGTCATCCTGGATGCGTTCGCTTCCCCCAGCGAAGAGGTGAAATCCGCCGCCGCCTTCGCGCTGGGGAATGTCAGCGCTGGGAATCTGAAGGAGTATCTGCCCTTCGTGCTGAAGGAGATCAGCAGCCAGCCCAAACGGCAGTACCTGCTGCTGCACTCCCTGAAGGAAGTCATTGGCTCCTCCCCGGCCGACAGCCTTGCGCCCTACGTGGAGGACATCTGGGCTCTGCTCTTCAAGCACTGTGAGTGCACAGAGGAAGGCACGCGCAACGTGGTGGCAGAATGCCTGGGGAAGCTGGCTTTGGTGaaccctgctgagctgctgccccgGCTGAGGAAACAGCTGTCAGCAG GCTCCCCACATGCCCGGAGCACCGTGGTTACTGCCATCAAGTTCACAATTACAGACCAGCCTCAGCCCATTGATGCTCTCCTGAAAGGCTGCATAG GTGACTTCTTACAAACTCTGCAAGATCCAGACTTGAATGTTCGCCGTGTGGCTTTAGCCCTGTTTAATTCTGCTGCTCACAACAAGCCTTCCTTAATCCGGGATTTACTGAATACAGTCCTACCCAGCCTGTACAATGAAACCAAAGTGCGAAGGGAGCTCATCCGGGAG GTAGAGATGGGGCCGTTCAAGCACACGGTGGACGATGGCCTTGATGTGAGGAAAGCCGCTTTCGAGTGCATGTACACcctgctggaaagctgcctggaCCGCCTGGACATCTATGACTACCTGGACCACGTGGAGGATGGGCTGAAAGATCACTATGACATTCGG